From the Dehalococcoidales bacterium genome, the window TACTCGGCCATAGTCAGTCCGGTCAACCCTATCCGCAGGCGCACCGCCGGCGGCTCGTTCATCTGGCCGAAGACCATCACCGTCTTGTCGATGACGCCGGACTCCTTCATCTCGTTCCAGAGGTCGTTGCCCTCGCGGGACCGCTCACCGACACCGGCAAAGACGGAAAAGCCTCCGTGCTCGGTGGCGATATTACGGATAAGCTCCTGGATTACAACGGTCTTGCCCACCCCGGCCCCTCCGTAGGCCCCGATCTTGCCCCCCTTGGTGAACGGCGTAATCAGGTCGATAACCTTCAGGCCCGTTTCCAGCAGTTGGGGAGTCGTTTCCTGCTCCTCAAAGGAAGGCGGCTGGCGATGAATCGGCCAGTGTTCCTCGGCTTTGACTTCACCGAGGTTGTCTATCGCCTGCCCGGTAACATCAAACAGGCGTCCCAGGCTACCCCGGCCTACCGGCACGGCAATCGGTGCTCCCGTGTCTACTACCTCCGTACCCCGCGATAAACCGTCAGTGGATGCCAGTGACAGGCACCTGACCCAGTTATTACCGATATGCTCCTGGACCTCGAGGGTTGTCTTACCCTCTTCGGTGGCTATCTCTATCGCGTTGAACAACTTTGGCAGTTCATCGGGCGGGAACTCAACGTCAACCACCGTCCCGATAACCTGGACTACTCTACCCTTGGCCATGATAACCTCCAGTCTTCCCTGAGACCCCGGAACCTCCCTCGCTCCCCCGAAGGCCTACTTCAGGGCAGCGGCACCACCACTGATATCCAGAAGCTCCGTGGTGATCGACTCCTGACGGGCCTTATTGTACATCAGGGTCAGGTCCTGAATAAGTTCATTTGCGTTCTCGGTGGCGTTCCGCATCGCCACCATCCTGGCCGACTGCTCGCTGGCGATGGACTCCAGGATAGCGTGGTAGACCTCCATTTCCACGAAGCGTGGCAGGAGCTCTCCCAGCACTGCCTCCGCACTCGGCTCATAGATATACTCCACGTTCTGCATCGCCGGCAATTCCGCCGGCTCCACCGGCAGCAACCGCTCCATCACCGGTGTCTGGGTCATTGTTGAAACAAACCTGGTGTACACCAGGTAAACCGCATCTACAACGCCATTGGCATAGTCATCGATGATAATCCGGGATATCGGCAAGGTATCCAGCAGACTGGGGCGGTCCCCAAGGCGGTCGAACTCAGCCCGGATATCCCGGCCAACCCTCCTCATGAAATCATTCCCCTTCCTACCCACCGTGACCACGGAAACTGGCACGGTCTGCTCCACCAGAAAGCCGGCTGTTGTGCGGTTGATACTGGCGTTGAGCCCACCACAAAGGCCACGGTCAGGCGTGATGTGCACAATCTCTATGCTGTTCACCGGCCGGCTCTGCAAGAGGGGGTGGGGCGCACCTGCCTGTGGCAGGGCCGCCAGTGCGGTAATTACCTGGCGTATCTTCTCATCGTAAGGCCGCCCCGCGACACCCGCTTCCTGGGCACGCCGCATCTTGGAGGTGGCAATCATTTCCATGGCCCGCGTTATCTTGGCCGTACTCTGAACACCACGTATCCGTTGACGAATCAGACGTATATTTGCCATAGTCTACCGTTTCTCACGCAGGTCACTCCAGAGGAATATACCGGCTGTCCTACCCTGCAAAGTGGCTCTGCTTGAACTCCTGGATTGCTGCTTTGAGAAGTTCTTCAGTCTCACTACTGATGCTCTTCTCCCGGGCAATCACCGAAACAACCTCAGGATGGCTCGTTTCCATAAATCTATGGAAGCCGGCCTCGAACTCGCTAATCTTTTCGACCGGTATATCATCAGTATAACCATTGATTGCCGCGTACAGAATCAGCACCTGCTTCTCTACCGGCATCGGGACATACAAAGGCTGCTTCAATATTTCGGAAAGACGCTGCCCACGCTCGAGCTGTGCCCTGGTCGCCCTGTCCAGCTCTGCGGTTCCAAACTGGGCAAAAGCAGCCAGTTCCCGGTACTGGGCAAGGTCCATCCTCAACCGGCCGGCCACCTGCTTCATCGCCGCTGTCTGGGCCTTGCTGCCCACGCGGGACACCGATATTCCAATATTCAGTGCCGGCCTGATACCGGCGTTAAAAAGGTCTGTCTCCAGGTATATCTGACCGTCGGTAATCGATATTACGTTAGTGGGGATATAGGCTGAAACATCACCGGCCTGGGTCTCGATTATCGGCAGTGCTGTCAGCGAGCCCCCTCCATGCTCATCATTGTACCTGGCCGACCGTTCCAGCAAACGACTGTGCAGATAGAATACATCGCCCGGATAGGCCTCTCTACCCGGCGGACGACGCAGCAACAGGGAAAGCTGCCGGTAAGCCCAGGCGTGCTTGGAAAGGTCATCGTATATCACCAGCGCATCCTTACCCTGCGCCATGAATTCTTCCCCCATGGCGCAGCCCGCGTAGGGTGCCAGGTACTGCATGGCAACTGCATCGGCAGCATTGGCGGCAACGATGATTGTGTGAGCCATTGCTCCGTATTCCTCCAGGGTAGCTGCCACCCTCGCCACTTTAGAAGTCTTCTGTCCAATGGCAACATAGATGCAGGTAAGGTCCCCGCCCTTCTGATTGATGATAGTATCCAGGGCGATGGCCGTCTTACCCGTTGACCGGTCACCGATGATAAGCTCTCTCTGTCCCCGCCCCAGCGGAATCAGGCTGTCTATTGCCTTAATACCGGTCTGCACCGGGGTATCCACCGGTTGGCGGTCCGTAACGCCCGGGGCAACCAGCTCCAGCGGACGAGTCTTCTCCGCCTTCAGTGGGCCCTTACCATCCAGCGGACGACCCAGAGGGTCCACTACCCGCCCGATGAGTGCCTCACCGACAGGGGCTTCGGCAATCCGGCCGGTACGCCGCACCTCGTCGCCTTCCTTTATTCCGGTGTAGTCGCCAACGATAATCGCGGAGACACTCTCCTCCTCCAGGTTCATGGCGATACCCATAATATCACCGGGGAACTCAAGCAATTCGTTGTACTTCGCCGCAGCCAATCCGTGTATCCGGGCAATACCATCGCCGATTTCAACAACAGCGCCAACATCGACCATCGCCAGTTGTGCACCGAATTGCGATATCTCCTGCTTTATAGCGGAAGCAATATCTCGCCCTCTTGTTGCCATCTAAGTTACCTCCCGTAGTCCAACAGAAGACTGCATTTCACTCCTGCGTTATCCACGCGGAGTGAAATGCATAAACCACTACCTGCCTGCACCACCAAGTTCTTTCCTCAGGGCCGCCAGCTTGCTGCGGATACTGCCGTCGATAAGCTTATCGCCCACCCGGATAATAATGCCACCGATAACGGTTGGGTCCACCTTTGGCTTAAGCATTACCGGCTTGCCGACTATTTCCGTAATCCGTTCGCCTATCTTAAGCCTTTCCTCATCGTCGAGAGGAATAGCCGTAATAACCTCGGCGACTCCTGCGCCTTCAATGCCACGGTATTCGTCCAGCAACTGCTGGTATTCATCCGAGATGTCCTCCATCATAGCCAGCCGCCCCTTGGCCACCAGCATCGATACCAGCTTCAGTGCCATCGGGTGTATCTCACCCAGCCGCTGAGACAGTACACGCTCCTTCTCCTCAAAGGAGACCTCGCGGTTTTCCAGCAGGGCAAACAATGCTTCATCCCGGCACATGATGCTGACCTTCCTCAGGTCAGACTGCCACCGGTTCAGCTCCTGGCTCTCCTGCGCCATTCGGAAGACCGCCTGTGCGTAACGTCTCGTGTAAACGCTATTGGCCATCCTCAACTCCTCACACGTAAACGGCTAGTCCTCTTTCAAGGTGCCGCTCTCTTTAAGCACCTTGTCTATCAACTCGCGGTGCGCTTCCTTGTCCAGCGACTTCTCGATGACCTTCTCCGCGGCCACTATCGCCAGGTCGGCAAATTCCTGATGCAACTCACCAATGGCTTCATCCCTCTCACGCTGAATCTCCTGGCGCGCCTTATCCAGCAGAACTCCGGCCTGTATTTTTGCCTCTTCTTCAGCCCTCTGCCTGGCCTCATCTCCGGCTCGCATTGCCCGGGCTATTGCCTCCTGTCCCTCCCTGGAGGCAGCCTCCAGCTGCTTCCGATTCTCCTCCTCGGTATGCGCCGCCTGTTCCCTCACCTGTTCCGCCTGCTCCACGCTATCCTTTATCTTCTGTGAGCGCTCATCGAACATCCTCAGAATCGGTTTGTAGGCAAAGAAATAGAGCAGCCCGAAGAGGACAAAGAAGCTGACCAGCTGTGCTATCAAAGTAGACAGATTGATACCTAGTCCTTCCACAGTATCCCCCTTCTGGACAGTAGACTACGCGACAAAAATAAGGACAACCGATACCACCAGGGCGTAGATGGCGACTGCTTCGGCCATGGCGATGGCCAGAATCATGTTGGTCATGATTGGCCCCCTGGCCTCAGGATTACGCCCCAGCGCCTGCATAGCGCCCGCCCCCAGAATTCCAATTCCGATCCCCGGACCTATCGCTCCCAGGCCCATAGCTATTCCGGCTGCCAGGAGCCTCATTGCTTCAGCAGAAATACCTTCCATTCTGTCCTCCTTCAGGTACTCACATCAACCACATACGAACGTTGTGGTCTTGATACTCAACTGGATTCCGAGGCCTCATGTTCGTGCTGGGTGACCGCCATGGTGGCAAATACCAGCGTCAGTCCGCCAAAGATAAGCGCCTGGATAGCGCCAACCAGCATTTCCAGTCCGTAGAACGGCACCGCCAGCAAGAACGGCATCAGGAACAGCATCATCAATATCAGTATCTCGCCGCCGAGCATATTGCCGAAGAGACGGAAGGTAAAACTGACAATACGCATCATCTCGCCTATCCCCTCGAGTACACCGACGAACATGTCGATAACACCCATGAAAATGCCGCCAAACCCGCTTTTTACCTTACCACGCAACAACTGGCCGACACCCCGGCCGAACTGCCTGACATTGATGAACTTGGTGAAATAGCGCAGGCCGCCCTCGCGGATACCCAGGTACTCCACGAAGACAAAGGATATCAATGCCAGGGCCAGTGTGAAGTTAATATCCGTATTGGCACCCCGCAGCAAGGGAAGGACGTGCGTTTCCCCGTGCTCGATTGCGGTGAATGTGATTGAGCCGAAGCCGGGAACCAGGCTCAGCCACGAGTTCATGATGACAAAAAGGAAGATAGTGGTTATTACCGGGAAGAAGCGGCGCCCGTTCTTCTCGCCGGCAACATCGATACAGAAATTCAGCAGCCACTCCAGGGCGAACTCCAGCAGGTTCTGCAGACGTGATGGAATGACCTTTATCCGGTGGGTAACCGCCCAGGCGAAAAATGCCAGAATAACTATCGTAATCCAGGATGCTAGCAGGGTATTGGTGACGGCAAATCCGCCGATGTGGAATATCCCTTCGGCGGGGAGCTGCACGTGTGGCGCTTCGACGGTAAACAGTTCGGGAAGTCCCACATCACCGACAATCGCCTTACCGAGAGCACCACTCAGGAGACTAACGACACCGACCGCCAGGACGACAACTACTATCGTAATCAGAACCGGGAATGAGCAACCCAGACAGCCTTTTCTAGACACTAGCTGTTCCCCTTATTCTGTTTGTTATCCAGGAAAGGTCGGAGCATGGTATAGACACCGTAGAAGGCAACCACAACCCCAAGCAGCAATCCAACTATCAGCCAGAGGGGTTCACTGCCAAACCTGGTATCGAGCCAGCGTCCGCCAACCACGCCCAGGATAATAGAACCAGCAACGAAAAACCCGACGCCCAGTAGCCCCAGCGCCGCAAGTCGCTTGTCCATATCGAATGCAGCATAGCAAATCTTCCCATTCAAGTCAAACCCGTCATCGGGGCCGGTGCCTCTACCACTTGCCCCTGATACATGAAAAATCCCGCAACGTTACGGTTGCAGGACTCGATATCCCCCCACTCAGCAATCCGGATTCCTGCTGCCCGGACTATGCTCTCCTACCATGCAGACCTGTTCCTGCTCAGGACTTTCTCTTGTCAAAGTCCTCCATATCAAGGGTGTTAATGAAATCGTAGAAGGCGGACATCTTCTTCATCTCTTCTTCGCTCACCGGTTTACCGGCGGTACGGTCAATGTCCATCGGCTCACCTACCGGCCTGCCCGTCTCCTTGTCCAGCACGATGCCCGCTTTCTCCAGCACTATATCCTCAGCATATATCGGTGCTTCCACTCTCACCGCCATCGCAATAGCATCGCTGGGCCGGGAGTCCACCTCCACCTGCCCGCCATCCATATTCAGTATAATCTTGGCAAAGAAAGTATCATCCCTGAGGTCACTGACGACGACTGAATTGACACTGGCACCCAGGACATCAACAATAGACTGCATCAGGTCATGCGTCATCGGCCGGGGCACACTCACGCCCTGCAGCTTGACAGCGATAGCATCCGCCTCGGCAGGCCCTATCCAGATAGGCAGGTACCGGTCGGTCGTCTTCTCTTTGAGCATGACCACTCGCTGGTAGTTCATGAGGCTCACCCGAATGCTATCCACAACCATTTCTATCAAGGCGGACCTCCTCTCCTGCGGACACATCTAATTCTAACTCTGGTACGTTCCCAGTGTCAAATTGAGACTGAGGTGCCACCACCGCAGGTCACCCGGGGTGGGATTGCCTATGTTGT encodes:
- a CDS encoding F0F1 ATP synthase subunit beta (Produces ATP from ADP in the presence of a proton gradient across the membrane. The beta chain is a regulatory subunit), whose amino-acid sequence is MAKGRVVQVIGTVVDVEFPPDELPKLFNAIEIATEEGKTTLEVQEHIGNNWVRCLSLASTDGLSRGTEVVDTGAPIAVPVGRGSLGRLFDVTGQAIDNLGEVKAEEHWPIHRQPPSFEEQETTPQLLETGLKVIDLITPFTKGGKIGAYGGAGVGKTVVIQELIRNIATEHGGFSVFAGVGERSREGNDLWNEMKESGVIDKTVMVFGQMNEPPAVRLRIGLTGLTMAE
- the atpG gene encoding ATP synthase F1 subunit gamma — protein: MANIRLIRQRIRGVQSTAKITRAMEMIATSKMRRAQEAGVAGRPYDEKIRQVITALAALPQAGAPHPLLQSRPVNSIEIVHITPDRGLCGGLNASINRTTAGFLVEQTVPVSVVTVGRKGNDFMRRVGRDIRAEFDRLGDRPSLLDTLPISRIIIDDYANGVVDAVYLVYTRFVSTMTQTPVMERLLPVEPAELPAMQNVEYIYEPSAEAVLGELLPRFVEMEVYHAILESIASEQSARMVAMRNATENANELIQDLTLMYNKARQESITTELLDISGGAAALK
- the atpA gene encoding F0F1 ATP synthase subunit alpha produces the protein MATRGRDIASAIKQEISQFGAQLAMVDVGAVVEIGDGIARIHGLAAAKYNELLEFPGDIMGIAMNLEEESVSAIIVGDYTGIKEGDEVRRTGRIAEAPVGEALIGRVVDPLGRPLDGKGPLKAEKTRPLELVAPGVTDRQPVDTPVQTGIKAIDSLIPLGRGQRELIIGDRSTGKTAIALDTIINQKGGDLTCIYVAIGQKTSKVARVAATLEEYGAMAHTIIVAANAADAVAMQYLAPYAGCAMGEEFMAQGKDALVIYDDLSKHAWAYRQLSLLLRRPPGREAYPGDVFYLHSRLLERSARYNDEHGGGSLTALPIIETQAGDVSAYIPTNVISITDGQIYLETDLFNAGIRPALNIGISVSRVGSKAQTAAMKQVAGRLRMDLAQYRELAAFAQFGTAELDRATRAQLERGQRLSEILKQPLYVPMPVEKQVLILYAAINGYTDDIPVEKISEFEAGFHRFMETSHPEVVSVIAREKSISSETEELLKAAIQEFKQSHFAG
- the atpH gene encoding ATP synthase F1 subunit delta, with protein sequence MANSVYTRRYAQAVFRMAQESQELNRWQSDLRKVSIMCRDEALFALLENREVSFEEKERVLSQRLGEIHPMALKLVSMLVAKGRLAMMEDISDEYQQLLDEYRGIEGAGVAEVITAIPLDDEERLKIGERITEIVGKPVMLKPKVDPTVIGGIIIRVGDKLIDGSIRSKLAALRKELGGAGR
- the atpF gene encoding F0F1 ATP synthase subunit B; amino-acid sequence: MEGLGINLSTLIAQLVSFFVLFGLLYFFAYKPILRMFDERSQKIKDSVEQAEQVREQAAHTEEENRKQLEAASREGQEAIARAMRAGDEARQRAEEEAKIQAGVLLDKARQEIQRERDEAIGELHQEFADLAIVAAEKVIEKSLDKEAHRELIDKVLKESGTLKED
- the atpE gene encoding ATP synthase F0 subunit C, yielding MSAEAMRLLAAGIAMGLGAIGPGIGIGILGAGAMQALGRNPEARGPIMTNMILAIAMAEAVAIYALVVSVVLIFVA
- a CDS encoding F0F1 ATP synthase subunit A produces the protein MSRKGCLGCSFPVLITIVVVVLAVGVVSLLSGALGKAIVGDVGLPELFTVEAPHVQLPAEGIFHIGGFAVTNTLLASWITIVILAFFAWAVTHRIKVIPSRLQNLLEFALEWLLNFCIDVAGEKNGRRFFPVITTIFLFVIMNSWLSLVPGFGSITFTAIEHGETHVLPLLRGANTDINFTLALALISFVFVEYLGIREGGLRYFTKFINVRQFGRGVGQLLRGKVKSGFGGIFMGVIDMFVGVLEGIGEMMRIVSFTFRLFGNMLGGEILILMMLFLMPFLLAVPFYGLEMLVGAIQALIFGGLTLVFATMAVTQHEHEASESS
- a CDS encoding AtpZ/AtpI family protein, which produces MNGKICYAAFDMDKRLAALGLLGVGFFVAGSIILGVVGGRWLDTRFGSEPLWLIVGLLLGVVVAFYGVYTMLRPFLDNKQNKGNS
- a CDS encoding bifunctional nuclease family protein — protein: MVVDSIRVSLMNYQRVVMLKEKTTDRYLPIWIGPAEADAIAVKLQGVSVPRPMTHDLMQSIVDVLGASVNSVVVSDLRDDTFFAKIILNMDGGQVEVDSRPSDAIAMAVRVEAPIYAEDIVLEKAGIVLDKETGRPVGEPMDIDRTAGKPVSEEEMKKMSAFYDFINTLDMEDFDKRKS